A single Bacillus marinisedimentorum DNA region contains:
- a CDS encoding GyrI-like domain-containing protein has translation MLKRNWGICKFGTEVPVLAQQLLLRSNEIHNHSETEIAFFQPKKDLNHLEGHYYAGLIVNDPLNDVPPGMSFIETAQSYVTTRGKVSNIGNLHAQLLKWAKKQGYQRDLESYIVETYHQMEKGEEVEIYLPVRL, from the coding sequence GTGCTTAAAAGGAACTGGGGCATTTGCAAATTTGGCACTGAAGTTCCTGTTCTTGCACAGCAGCTTTTACTTCGGTCAAACGAAATTCATAACCATTCTGAAACAGAGATCGCTTTCTTTCAGCCCAAAAAGGATTTAAACCATCTAGAGGGCCACTATTATGCAGGATTAATTGTTAATGACCCATTAAATGACGTTCCTCCAGGAATGAGTTTTATTGAAACTGCACAAAGTTATGTGACCACCAGAGGGAAAGTATCCAATATCGGAAACCTTCATGCCCAGTTATTGAAGTGGGCTAAAAAACAGGGGTATCAAAGAGATTTGGAATCCTATATAGTTGAAACCTATCATCAAATGGAAAAAGGAGAAGAGGTGGAAATTTATCTGCCGGTCCGTCTCTGA
- a CDS encoding DUF2529 family protein: MLKIFATQLSGIFKKIGEEEEMAIEDGARAVSQALVGDGNVYIYGADEMKAIEGQALSGPERFPEARPLIDKHGTMASLTPVDRIILATRFSDDEKVVDIAKKAAEAGAVAVGISAVRESDGPGLHEETDFHIDTKCVRALLPQDDGERIGLPSGIAALFAYYGLYFSVLEIMEEYD; the protein is encoded by the coding sequence ATGCTTAAAATATTTGCCACACAGCTGTCCGGTATTTTCAAAAAAATCGGGGAAGAAGAGGAAATGGCGATTGAAGACGGGGCACGTGCTGTCAGCCAGGCCCTTGTCGGTGACGGAAATGTATACATATACGGTGCCGATGAAATGAAGGCTATTGAAGGACAGGCTTTGAGTGGGCCCGAGCGCTTTCCGGAAGCGCGGCCGCTTATTGACAAACACGGAACGATGGCCTCGTTGACTCCCGTCGACCGGATCATCCTGGCCACCCGCTTTTCGGATGATGAAAAAGTTGTGGATATTGCCAAAAAGGCCGCAGAAGCAGGTGCTGTCGCTGTCGGCATATCCGCAGTCAGGGAGAGTGACGGGCCCGGCCTGCACGAAGAAACGGACTTCCATATTGATACAAAATGTGTGAGAGCACTGCTTCCGCAGGATGACGGCGAGCGTATCGGGCTTCCTTCAGGCATTGCTGCGCTGTTTGCTTATTACGGCCTGTATTTCAGTGTGCTGGAGATTATGGAGGAGTACGACTAA
- a CDS encoding response regulator — MGEKILIVDDQYGIRILLNEVFQKEGYETFQAANGVQALSILENEKPDLVLLDMKIPGMDGIEILKRMKEKDDSTRVMIMTAYGELDMIEEAKNLGALTHFAKPFDIDEIRQSVREILASS, encoded by the coding sequence ATGGGTGAAAAAATTCTGATTGTCGATGACCAGTACGGCATCCGAATTCTGCTCAATGAAGTTTTCCAAAAAGAGGGCTACGAGACTTTCCAGGCTGCCAATGGCGTCCAGGCACTTTCCATCTTGGAAAATGAAAAGCCGGACCTTGTCCTGCTTGACATGAAGATTCCGGGGATGGACGGGATTGAGATTTTGAAGCGGATGAAAGAAAAGGATGACTCAACAAGGGTTATGATCATGACGGCCTATGGTGAACTGGATATGATCGAGGAAGCGAAAAACCTTGGTGCCCTAACTCATTTCGCCAAGCCTTTTGACATTGACGAAATCAGGCAGTCTGTCAGGGAGATTCTTGCCTCCAGTTAG
- a CDS encoding class II fructose-bisphosphate aldolase: MPLVSMTEMLNKAKEEGYAVGQFNLNNLEFTQAILQAAQEEKSPVILGVSEGAARYMGGFKLVVKMVEALMEEYKVTVPVAIHLDHGSSFEKCALAIQAGFTSVMIDGSHFPLDENIALTKKVVELAHIHGVSVEAELGRIGGQEDDLIVDDAEAAYAVPAECDRLVEETKVDCFAPALGSVHGPYKGEPNLGFDRMEEVSKLTGIPLVLHGGTGIPTKDIERAISLGTAKINVNTENQISSAKRVREVLAEQPEQYDPRKYLGPARDAIKETVIGKMREFGSSNKA; encoded by the coding sequence ATGCCTTTAGTTTCTATGACAGAAATGCTAAATAAAGCCAAAGAAGAAGGTTATGCTGTAGGACAGTTTAACCTGAACAATCTTGAGTTCACACAGGCGATCCTGCAGGCTGCCCAGGAAGAAAAGTCTCCGGTCATCCTTGGTGTTTCTGAAGGAGCTGCCCGTTACATGGGTGGATTCAAATTGGTTGTGAAAATGGTCGAAGCATTGATGGAAGAATATAAAGTGACCGTTCCGGTCGCCATTCACCTTGACCATGGCTCCAGCTTTGAAAAGTGCGCCCTGGCAATCCAGGCCGGATTCACTTCCGTTATGATTGACGGCTCCCACTTCCCGCTTGATGAAAACATCGCTCTTACAAAAAAAGTGGTTGAGCTTGCACATATCCACGGCGTATCGGTTGAAGCTGAACTTGGCCGCATCGGCGGACAGGAAGACGATCTAATCGTGGATGATGCTGAAGCGGCATATGCGGTTCCGGCAGAGTGCGACCGTCTTGTTGAAGAAACGAAAGTTGACTGCTTTGCTCCGGCACTTGGTTCTGTTCACGGCCCGTACAAAGGCGAACCGAACCTTGGCTTCGACCGCATGGAAGAAGTTAGCAAGCTGACAGGTATACCGCTCGTACTTCACGGCGGCACAGGAATTCCTACAAAAGATATCGAGAGAGCGATTTCCCTTGGCACAGCCAAGATCAATGTGAATACGGAGAACCAGATTTCTTCCGCTAAGCGTGTACGTGAGGTTCTTGCAGAACAGCCTGAACAATATGATCCGCGTAAATATCTTGGACCTGCACGCGATGCCATCAAAGAAACAGTCATCGGCAAAATGCGTGAATTCGGTTCTTCCAATAAAGCATAA
- the fsa gene encoding fructose-6-phosphate aldolase, with translation MKFFIDTANLDEIREANSLGLLAGVTTNPSLVAKEKDVTFEERLKEITDEVSGSVSAEVIATDAEGMIEEGTKLAEIAPNITIKVPMTPDGLKAVKKFSEQNIKTNVTLVFSANQALMAARAGATYVSPFLGRLDDIGHDGMALIAQIAEIFAIHDIDTQIIAASIRHPMHVTEAALNGADIATVPSKVITQMFKHPLTEQGIEKFLADWNNR, from the coding sequence ATGAAGTTTTTTATCGACACTGCAAACCTTGATGAGATCAGGGAAGCGAATTCGCTTGGCTTGCTGGCGGGAGTTACAACCAACCCATCGCTTGTCGCAAAAGAAAAAGATGTGACCTTCGAGGAACGGCTTAAGGAAATAACTGATGAAGTATCAGGCTCCGTCAGCGCTGAAGTCATCGCCACTGATGCTGAAGGAATGATTGAAGAAGGAACAAAGCTTGCCGAAATCGCACCGAATATCACAATCAAGGTGCCGATGACGCCTGACGGCCTGAAGGCTGTTAAAAAATTCTCCGAACAAAACATAAAAACGAATGTGACGCTTGTCTTTTCTGCCAACCAGGCATTGATGGCTGCGCGTGCCGGTGCGACCTATGTGTCCCCGTTCCTTGGACGGCTTGATGATATCGGACATGACGGCATGGCGCTGATCGCCCAGATCGCTGAAATTTTTGCCATCCATGATATTGACACCCAGATTATCGCGGCCTCGATCAGACACCCAATGCACGTGACTGAAGCTGCCCTGAACGGCGCCGACATTGCAACAGTGCCGTCGAAGGTCATCACGCAAATGTTCAAGCACCCGCTCACCGAGCAGGGCATCGAGAAATTCCTTGCTGACTGGAATAACCGTTAA
- a CDS encoding UDP-N-acetylglucosamine 1-carboxyvinyltransferase — protein sequence MEKLKIEGGRTLTGKIKVSGAKNSAVALIPAAILAESPVTIEGLPNISDVHILSSLLEEIGGKVNVDHNEISVDPSNMVAMPLPNGKVKKLRASYYLMGAMLGRFKKAVIGLPGGCHLGPRPIDQHIKGFEALGAQVTNEQGAVYLRAEELHGARIYLDVVSVGATINIMLAAVRAKGQTTIENAAKEPEIIDVATLLTSMGAKIKGAGTDVIRIQGVDQLHGCQHTIIPDRIEAGTFMIMAAAAGQDVVVDNIIPQHLESLTAKLREMGVKIQTSDEQALISRSDYLKTVDIKTLVYPGFATDLQQPFTALLTSASGTGIVTDTIYGARFKHIDELRRMNANIKVEGNAAIVNGPVQLQGAKVKASDLRAGAALVVAGLMADGITEVTGLEHIDRGYENLVEKLKGIGAEIWREKMTEKEIEQLQSS from the coding sequence ATGGAAAAGCTTAAAATTGAAGGCGGACGAACACTGACCGGAAAAATTAAAGTCAGCGGAGCGAAAAACAGTGCCGTAGCCTTGATACCGGCTGCAATTCTCGCAGAATCACCGGTAACAATAGAAGGGCTTCCAAACATATCGGATGTTCACATCCTGAGCTCGCTGCTCGAGGAAATCGGCGGCAAGGTGAATGTCGATCATAATGAAATCAGTGTAGACCCGTCGAACATGGTGGCAATGCCGCTTCCGAACGGAAAAGTAAAAAAACTGCGTGCTTCTTATTACTTGATGGGTGCGATGCTCGGACGGTTCAAGAAAGCGGTTATCGGCCTTCCGGGCGGATGCCACCTTGGACCGCGGCCGATCGACCAGCATATCAAAGGGTTTGAAGCGCTTGGCGCCCAGGTGACAAATGAGCAGGGGGCAGTCTATCTGCGTGCTGAAGAGCTTCACGGCGCCCGCATTTACCTGGATGTCGTCAGCGTCGGTGCGACCATTAATATCATGCTGGCCGCTGTACGTGCAAAAGGGCAGACGACAATCGAAAATGCTGCCAAAGAACCGGAAATTATCGACGTGGCGACATTGCTGACAAGCATGGGGGCAAAGATCAAAGGTGCCGGAACAGATGTCATCCGCATCCAGGGTGTCGACCAGCTCCACGGCTGCCAGCATACAATCATCCCGGATCGGATTGAAGCAGGCACATTCATGATCATGGCGGCGGCTGCCGGGCAGGATGTCGTTGTTGACAACATCATCCCGCAGCACCTCGAATCCCTGACCGCAAAGTTGCGTGAAATGGGTGTCAAAATCCAAACGAGTGATGAACAGGCGCTCATCTCGAGATCTGACTACCTGAAAACGGTAGATATTAAAACGCTTGTCTATCCGGGATTTGCGACCGATCTCCAGCAGCCTTTCACAGCCCTGCTCACATCCGCTTCAGGGACAGGCATTGTGACGGATACAATTTACGGCGCCCGGTTCAAGCATATTGATGAACTGCGGCGCATGAACGCTAACATTAAAGTAGAGGGAAATGCCGCAATCGTGAATGGCCCTGTCCAGCTGCAGGGGGCGAAAGTGAAAGCGAGCGATTTGCGGGCAGGTGCCGCCCTTGTTGTAGCCGGATTGATGGCAGACGGCATTACGGAAGTCACCGGCCTGGAGCATATTGACAGAGGCTATGAAAATCTGGTTGAAAAGCTCAAAGGCATTGGTGCTGAAATCTGGCGTGAAAAGATGACCGAAAAGGAAATTGAGCAGCTGCAGAGCTCTTAA
- the glpX gene encoding class II fructose-bisphosphatase, producing MERSLSMELVRVTEAAALASARWMGRGKKEEADDAATSAMRDVFDTVPMKGTVVIGEGEMDEAPMLYIGEKLGTGYGPRVDVAVDPLEGTNIVASGGWNALAVLAVADHGDLLHAPDMYMDKIAVGPEAVGKVDINASVLDNLKAVAKAKNKEVEDVVATVLNRERHAGIIQEIREAGARIKLIQDGDVAGAINTAFDTTGVDILFGTGGAPEGVLAAVALKCLGGEIQGKLVPQNEEELERCKTMGIDDINKVLMMEDLVGGDDAIFAATGVTDGELLKGVQFKGSNGTTQSVVMRAKSGTVRFIDGRHSLVKKPNLVIKP from the coding sequence ATGGAAAGAAGTCTGTCAATGGAATTGGTCCGTGTAACGGAGGCGGCTGCGCTCGCTTCTGCCCGCTGGATGGGCCGCGGCAAGAAGGAAGAAGCCGATGATGCGGCAACGTCCGCTATGCGGGATGTTTTTGATACCGTCCCGATGAAGGGCACGGTTGTGATCGGTGAAGGGGAAATGGACGAGGCGCCGATGCTTTATATCGGCGAAAAGCTCGGTACCGGCTATGGTCCGCGTGTCGATGTCGCCGTCGACCCGCTTGAAGGGACAAACATTGTCGCTTCAGGAGGCTGGAATGCACTTGCTGTGCTGGCTGTTGCTGATCATGGCGACCTGCTGCATGCACCGGACATGTACATGGACAAAATTGCAGTCGGCCCGGAAGCGGTCGGCAAGGTCGATATCAATGCTTCTGTGCTCGATAATCTTAAAGCGGTGGCAAAAGCCAAGAACAAAGAGGTGGAAGATGTCGTTGCCACCGTTCTCAACCGTGAGCGCCACGCCGGCATTATCCAGGAAATCAGGGAAGCGGGAGCCCGCATCAAGCTGATACAGGATGGAGATGTAGCCGGTGCGATCAACACGGCGTTTGATACGACCGGTGTTGATATCCTGTTCGGAACAGGCGGCGCCCCTGAAGGCGTGCTTGCAGCTGTGGCCCTGAAGTGCCTTGGCGGTGAAATCCAGGGCAAGCTTGTGCCTCAAAATGAGGAAGAGCTTGAGCGCTGCAAAACGATGGGAATCGATGATATCAACAAGGTTCTCATGATGGAAGACCTCGTAGGCGGCGATGATGCCATTTTTGCCGCAACAGGTGTAACGGACGGCGAATTGCTTAAAGGGGTCCAGTTCAAAGGAAGCAATGGCACGACTCAGTCGGTTGTCATGAGGGCGAAGTCCGGTACGGTCAGGTTTATTGACGGGCGCCATAGCCTTGTCAAGAAGCCGAATCTTGTCATCAAGCCTTAA
- the rho gene encoding transcription termination factor Rho, giving the protein MILTISNLEEKNLKDLYELARNYKISYYSKLTKRELIFSILKAQAEKDGLLFMEGVLEIIQSEGFGFLRPINYSPSAEDIYISASQIRRFDLRNGDKVSGKVRPPKENERYYGLLHVEAVNGEDPETAKERVHFPALTPLYPDRHMRLETAPNRLSTRIMDLIAPVGFGQRGLIVAPPKAGKTMLLKEIANAITANHPEAELIMLLVDERPEEVTDIERSVAGDVVSSTFDEVPENHIKVSELVLERAMRLVEHKKDVIILMDSITRLARAYNLVIPPSGRTLSGGIDPAAFHRPKRFFGAARNIEEGGSLTILATALVDTGSRMDDVIYEEFKGTGNMELHLDRSLAERRIFPAIDIRRSGTRKEELLIPKDHLDKLWAIRKSMSDAPDFVERFMKRLRQTKTNEDFFDMMSQEMSGGVKRAKG; this is encoded by the coding sequence ATGATTTTAACTATTTCCAACCTTGAAGAAAAAAACTTGAAAGACTTATATGAACTCGCCCGTAATTACAAGATTTCGTATTACAGCAAGCTGACGAAACGCGAACTGATTTTTTCCATCCTGAAAGCACAGGCTGAAAAAGACGGCTTGCTGTTCATGGAAGGCGTCCTTGAAATCATCCAGTCAGAAGGATTCGGTTTCCTCCGCCCGATCAATTATTCTCCAAGTGCTGAGGATATTTACATTTCCGCTTCGCAAATCCGCCGTTTTGACCTCAGAAATGGTGATAAAGTATCCGGAAAAGTGCGGCCGCCAAAAGAAAACGAGCGTTATTACGGCCTTCTCCATGTCGAAGCCGTAAATGGGGAAGACCCGGAAACGGCGAAAGAACGTGTCCACTTCCCGGCGCTGACCCCGCTATATCCTGACCGGCATATGAGGCTGGAAACCGCTCCAAACAGGCTTTCCACCCGAATCATGGATTTGATCGCGCCAGTCGGATTCGGGCAGCGCGGCTTGATCGTTGCGCCTCCGAAGGCAGGTAAGACGATGCTTTTAAAAGAGATCGCCAACGCCATTACGGCCAACCATCCGGAAGCGGAACTCATCATGCTGCTCGTCGATGAGCGTCCTGAAGAAGTGACGGATATCGAGCGGTCGGTTGCCGGCGATGTCGTCAGCTCAACGTTTGACGAAGTGCCCGAAAACCATATCAAAGTGTCCGAGCTCGTCCTTGAACGGGCCATGCGCCTTGTCGAACATAAAAAAGATGTCATCATTCTAATGGACAGCATCACCCGCCTGGCGAGGGCATACAACCTCGTAATCCCGCCGAGTGGACGCACCCTGTCCGGCGGTATCGATCCGGCTGCCTTCCACCGCCCGAAACGGTTCTTCGGTGCTGCAAGGAATATTGAAGAAGGCGGCAGCCTGACAATTCTGGCGACAGCACTTGTCGACACCGGCTCGCGCATGGATGATGTCATTTATGAGGAATTCAAAGGCACAGGCAACATGGAGCTTCACCTTGACCGCTCCCTTGCCGAACGAAGAATCTTCCCGGCAATCGATATCCGCCGGTCCGGCACGCGGAAAGAGGAGCTTCTCATTCCGAAGGACCACCTCGACAAGCTTTGGGCGATCCGCAAGTCAATGTCAGATGCGCCTGACTTTGTGGAACGTTTCATGAAGAGACTGCGCCAGACAAAAACGAATGAAGATTTTTTTGATATGATGTCACAGGAAATGAGCGGCGGGGTAAAACGGGCGAAAGGATAA
- the rpmE gene encoding 50S ribosomal protein L31 produces MKTEIQPKYNTAKVKCSCGNEFETGSVKEDIRVEVCSECHPFYTGRQKFADAGGRVDRFRKKYNLK; encoded by the coding sequence ATGAAAACTGAAATCCAGCCTAAATACAACACAGCGAAGGTTAAGTGCTCTTGCGGCAACGAATTCGAAACAGGATCTGTAAAAGAAGATATCCGTGTCGAAGTTTGTTCCGAGTGCCATCCTTTCTATACTGGACGCCAGAAGTTTGCTGATGCAGGCGGCCGTGTAGATCGTTTCAGAAAAAAATACAACCTCAAGTAA
- a CDS encoding thymidine kinase, whose translation MYVMKQSGWVEIICGSMFSGKSEELIRRVRRAQYGKLNVQVFKPALDNRYSEEAVVSHNGTSVIAEPLAASRDILENVLPETDVVGIDEVQFFDEEIVGVVEELADRGYRVLAAGLDQDFRGEPFGTMPDLMSLAESVTKLQAICLVCGSPASRTQRLIDGEPASYDDPIILVGASESYEPRCRHCHDVPNKPKISDQLKQENTAKS comes from the coding sequence ATGTACGTCATGAAACAGAGCGGATGGGTTGAAATCATATGCGGGAGCATGTTCTCGGGAAAATCGGAGGAATTGATTCGGCGGGTGAGAAGGGCCCAGTACGGAAAATTGAACGTTCAGGTATTCAAACCTGCCCTTGATAACCGTTACAGCGAAGAAGCGGTTGTTTCCCATAACGGAACATCGGTCATAGCGGAGCCGCTGGCGGCTTCACGTGATATTCTGGAGAATGTGCTTCCTGAAACGGATGTTGTCGGTATTGACGAAGTCCAATTTTTTGATGAAGAAATAGTTGGCGTCGTCGAAGAACTGGCCGACCGCGGTTACCGTGTCCTGGCCGCAGGCCTTGACCAGGATTTCCGCGGCGAGCCGTTCGGCACAATGCCGGACCTCATGTCCCTGGCTGAGTCGGTCACCAAGCTCCAGGCGATTTGCCTTGTGTGCGGTTCACCGGCAAGCAGGACCCAGCGCCTGATCGACGGCGAGCCCGCTTCCTATGACGATCCGATCATCCTTGTTGGTGCATCGGAATCATACGAGCCGCGCTGCCGCCATTGTCACGATGTGCCGAACAAGCCCAAGATTTCAGACCAGCTGAAACAAGAAAATACAGCTAAGTCCTGA
- a CDS encoding CoA-disulfide reductase: MKVIIIGGDAGGMSAAMQIVRNQPDAEITVLEKGAHYSYAQCGLPYVVSGDIESTDNLVARKRETFVSKYGINATEYHEVTSVDTENKKVYGKQVKTGEDFEYEYDKLLIATGASPIVPKWEGIELDGIYPLKTIVDTHTVMENMDGVENVTIIGGGYIGLEMAESFVKLDKKVTIIEMAPQLGTTFDSDMAEYISEEAKRHNIEVKLSEKVTGFEGNGKVSKVKTDKGTYDSDLVLVSIGVRPNTRFLAETNIVLGPKGEIKVNAYMETNVKDVYAAGDCASQYHRIKEKDDHIPLGTNANKQGVIAGSNMSGVTKIFKGIVGSSVVKFMDLGLARTGLSEREAEDLGLPFASIKTDARDKAHYYPDSKPIHVKLIYNKDSRKLLGAQAIGENGAEKRIDVIATALFNEMSIEDLMDLDLTYAPPFNSVWDPVQQAARKAK; the protein is encoded by the coding sequence ATGAAAGTAATCATCATTGGGGGAGACGCAGGCGGCATGAGTGCGGCGATGCAGATTGTCCGCAATCAGCCGGATGCCGAAATCACTGTACTTGAAAAAGGGGCCCATTATTCGTATGCGCAGTGCGGCCTTCCGTATGTCGTAAGCGGCGACATCGAATCAACCGATAACCTGGTCGCCCGTAAGCGGGAGACGTTCGTTTCTAAATACGGAATCAATGCTACAGAGTATCATGAAGTTACTTCCGTTGATACGGAGAACAAAAAAGTGTACGGCAAACAAGTGAAAACCGGTGAAGATTTTGAGTACGAATATGATAAGCTTCTGATTGCTACCGGAGCTTCGCCTATCGTTCCAAAGTGGGAAGGAATTGAGCTTGATGGCATTTACCCGTTAAAAACGATTGTCGATACCCATACGGTTATGGAGAATATGGATGGCGTCGAGAATGTGACCATCATCGGCGGCGGGTACATCGGTCTGGAAATGGCGGAATCCTTTGTGAAACTGGACAAGAAGGTTACCATCATCGAAATGGCGCCGCAGCTCGGTACTACGTTCGACTCTGATATGGCCGAGTATATCAGTGAAGAAGCAAAACGACACAATATCGAGGTGAAGCTCTCCGAAAAAGTGACAGGCTTTGAAGGAAACGGCAAAGTGAGCAAGGTGAAAACCGATAAAGGCACCTATGACTCCGACCTTGTACTTGTTTCAATCGGCGTTCGGCCAAACACCCGGTTCCTGGCCGAAACCAATATCGTACTCGGCCCTAAAGGCGAGATCAAAGTGAATGCCTATATGGAAACGAACGTGAAAGACGTATACGCGGCAGGCGACTGCGCTTCCCAATATCACCGCATCAAAGAAAAAGATGACCACATTCCGCTCGGCACGAATGCGAACAAGCAGGGTGTCATTGCCGGAAGCAACATGTCCGGCGTGACGAAAATATTCAAAGGGATTGTCGGCTCGTCCGTCGTGAAATTCATGGACCTGGGGCTCGCCCGCACCGGACTTTCCGAGCGTGAGGCTGAAGATCTCGGACTTCCTTTTGCATCGATAAAAACCGATGCGCGTGATAAAGCTCATTATTACCCTGACAGCAAGCCGATTCACGTGAAGCTCATTTATAATAAAGATTCCCGCAAGTTGCTCGGCGCCCAGGCCATTGGTGAAAACGGTGCAGAAAAGCGGATTGACGTGATTGCTACGGCATTGTTCAATGAAATGAGTATCGAAGACTTGATGGATCTCGACCTTACGTATGCGCCGCCGTTCAACAGTGTGTGGGATCCTGTGCAGCAGGCGGCACGAAAGGCGAAGTAA
- the prfA gene encoding peptide chain release factor 1 has protein sequence MFDRLEAVEERYNKLNELLSDPEVINDSNKLREYSKEQADIQETVEKYREYKEVTEQLDDAKAMLEDKLDADMREMVKEEISELQERKEELSERLKILLLPKDPNDDKNVIMEIRGAAGGDEAALFAGDLYRMYSRFAEVKGWKTEIIEASPTELGGYKEIIFMVNGNGAYSQLKYENGAHRVQRVPETESGGRIHTSTATVAVLPEAEEVEVDIHEKDIRVDTFASSGPGGQSVNTTMSAVRLTHEPTGIVVSCQDEKSQIKNKEKAMKVLRARIYDKFQQEAQAEYAENRKMAVGSGDRSERIRTYNFPQSRVTDHRIGLTLQKLDQILQGKLDEIIDALIMEEQAKQMENA, from the coding sequence GTGTTTGATCGTTTAGAAGCAGTTGAAGAGCGATACAACAAGTTGAATGAACTGCTGAGTGATCCGGAAGTCATCAATGACTCCAACAAACTTCGTGAATATTCGAAGGAACAGGCAGACATCCAGGAAACCGTTGAAAAATATCGTGAATATAAAGAAGTCACTGAGCAGCTCGATGACGCGAAAGCCATGCTTGAAGATAAGCTTGATGCAGATATGCGCGAAATGGTGAAAGAAGAGATTTCCGAGCTGCAGGAACGGAAGGAAGAACTCAGCGAACGGCTGAAAATTCTCCTGCTGCCAAAAGATCCGAATGATGATAAAAACGTCATCATGGAAATCCGCGGCGCGGCCGGTGGTGATGAAGCGGCGCTGTTCGCTGGTGATTTGTACCGCATGTACAGCCGTTTCGCCGAAGTGAAAGGCTGGAAGACGGAAATCATCGAAGCTTCTCCGACGGAACTCGGCGGCTATAAAGAAATCATTTTTATGGTGAATGGGAACGGCGCTTATTCGCAGCTGAAGTATGAAAATGGAGCCCACCGCGTTCAGCGTGTGCCGGAGACTGAATCAGGCGGCCGTATCCATACGTCGACAGCGACTGTAGCGGTTCTTCCGGAAGCGGAGGAAGTCGAAGTCGATATCCATGAAAAAGATATCCGTGTCGATACGTTCGCTTCAAGCGGACCAGGGGGGCAGAGCGTTAACACCACGATGTCAGCTGTCCGTTTGACGCACGAGCCGACCGGCATTGTCGTCTCATGCCAGGATGAAAAATCGCAGATCAAAAACAAGGAGAAAGCGATGAAAGTTCTCCGTGCGCGCATCTATGATAAATTTCAGCAGGAGGCTCAGGCAGAGTATGCCGAAAACCGGAAGATGGCCGTCGGATCCGGTGACCGTTCCGAGCGGATCCGCACGTACAACTTCCCACAAAGCCGCGTGACCGATCACCGCATCGGCTTGACGCTGCAAAAACTTGACCAGATTTTACAGGGCAAGCTTGATGAAATCATTGACGCGCTCATCATGGAAGAACAAGCGAAACAAATGGAGAATGCGTAA
- the prmC gene encoding peptide chain release factor N(5)-glutamine methyltransferase, which translates to MPRIYEALNRASSFLEEAGREPTAAELLLRHVLGVSRTQLFVQYRDEMDEKAHKKFKEYIRRHAEGIPVQHITGSEEFYGRTFAVTREVLVPRPETEELIAGLLDRIHKYFTGQDSIRVVDVGTGSGIIAVTLALEEPRLEAAGIDISEPSLAIARQNARMLGADVNFIRGDLLQPLIEKGEKVDVVVSNPPYIPDEDVDKLSPVVREHDPMRALAGGHDGLDFYRRFMEEIPLIIKDKAIVAFEIGTGQGADVADMLRRTFADKKPTVEVVNDINGKDRMVFAEIGFNG; encoded by the coding sequence ATGCCTCGTATATATGAAGCCCTCAACCGGGCTTCTTCTTTTTTGGAAGAAGCCGGGCGTGAACCGACCGCTGCTGAGTTGCTGCTGCGCCATGTTCTGGGTGTAAGCCGCACTCAGCTGTTTGTGCAGTATCGTGATGAAATGGATGAAAAAGCGCATAAGAAGTTTAAAGAATATATTCGCCGTCATGCTGAAGGGATACCCGTGCAGCATATAACCGGCAGCGAAGAATTTTACGGCCGGACATTTGCAGTCACCAGAGAAGTGCTCGTTCCCCGTCCGGAAACGGAAGAGTTGATCGCCGGTTTGCTTGATCGCATTCATAAGTATTTCACCGGACAGGATTCGATCAGGGTGGTTGACGTCGGAACAGGCAGCGGCATCATTGCTGTCACTCTTGCCTTAGAGGAACCGCGGCTGGAAGCTGCTGGAATAGATATCTCAGAACCGTCCCTGGCAATTGCCAGGCAAAATGCCCGCATGCTCGGAGCGGATGTCAACTTCATACGGGGCGATCTCCTGCAGCCCCTGATTGAAAAAGGTGAAAAAGTGGATGTCGTCGTGTCAAATCCTCCATATATTCCTGATGAGGACGTGGATAAGCTTTCCCCTGTCGTCAGGGAGCATGACCCGATGCGGGCACTTGCCGGCGGTCATGACGGCCTTGATTTTTACCGGCGGTTCATGGAGGAAATTCCGCTTATTATTAAAGATAAAGCAATCGTCGCCTTTGAAATCGGTACCGGACAGGGAGCGGATGTCGCTGACATGCTGCGGCGTACGTTTGCAGATAAAAAACCAACAGTTGAAGTGGTGAATGACATAAACGGCAAGGACAGGATGGTGTTTGCGGAGATTGGTTTCAATGGATAA